In the Gammaproteobacteria bacterium genome, TCCTTGTCCAGCCGGTGCACGATGCCGGCGCGCGGGACGTTTTCCAGCCGAGGGGCGTGATGCAGCAGCGCGTTGAGCAAGGTGCCTCCCCAGTTGCCGGCGGCTGGATGCGCGACCAGTCCCGCCGGTTTGTCGATCACCAGCAGATGATCGTCTTCGTAAACAACATTTAGCGGGATTGACTGTGCCTCGAAACCAGTTTGCGGCGTGATCCGCGCATCAATGATCACCTGCTCGCCGCCGCACACGGGATCGCGCACCCGAGGCTGCAAGCCGTCAATCTTCACGTAGCCCAGCCTAATCCACTGCTGCAGGCGCGCGCGCGAATACTCAGGAAACACCTTCGCGAGCGCCCGATCCGTGCGCTCGCCGGAGTTGCCAGCGGGAATTATGCCGGTTAATCTCAATCCCTCAGACATGCGAAGTGCGCACCAGTGGTGATTCCTCAGGCACGAAGCTTGTAGGCACAATACCTATTTGTGGCGCATGTTTACGTCGCACCGGCTTGACAAATATCCACTGAATTAAATTTCCCGAGGGCCATGAACACATTCAAACTATTGACTATTACATGCGCCATGGCGCTGCTCGGCGCCTGTGCCACGGTCGATGACGACCCCACACAGGACTGGTCGGGCGCGAAGTTGTACGAGGAAGCCAAAGCCGCCCTGGATCGCGGCTATTACCAGACCGCCATCGAATACTACGAAACGCTGGAAGCGCGCTACCCGTTCGGCCGCTATGCGCAACAGGCGCAAATCGAGGGCGCCTATGCGTATTACAAGTTCAATGAACTCGATTCGGCCATCGCCGCGGCCGACCGCTTCATCAAACTGCACCCCCTGGACGAGCACGCGGATTACGCTTGGTATCTCAAGGGACTCGCCAATTTTGACCGCACCCGCGACTACTTCGATTTTCTCATGGACAGCAATCCCTCGGAGAACGATCCGACCCCGATGATCCGCGCATTCGACGATTTCGCCTACCTGATCAGGAACTATCCCGACAGCCGCTACGTGGCGGACGCGCGCCAGCGCATGGTTTATCTGCGTAACGAACTGGCCGAATACGAACTGCACGTCGCGGACTATTACATGCGGCGCGGCGCGTGGGTCGCGGCGGCAAATCGCGGCAAATATGTCGTGGAGCATTACGAGGGCGCTGAATCCATGCCGGCCGCGCTGGGGGTGATGATTACCGCATATCGCAGGCTGGGGCTAAATGATCTGGCCGTTGACGCCACGCGTGTATTGCGTCTGAATTTTCCCGAGCGCGCCTCGGAACTGCTCGCCGCGCGCGATTGACCGCGCTAGCCTGGCGGCACTCAATTCAGCACGTCTCAGCTCATTCAAGTTTCAGCACTATCCTCGCACGCGACGCCTAAAGTAACGCCTTCATCTTGGTGCCCATCTCGGCCGGCGATCGTGCGATGCTCACACCGGCCACCGCCAGCGCCTGGAATTTCTGGTCGGCGGTGCCCTGGCCGCCGCTGACGATCGCGCCGGCGTGGCCCATGCGCTTGCCAGGCGGCGCGGTGACGCCGGCGATGTACGCCACCACCGGTTTGCTGACGTGTGACTGAATGTATGTGGCCGCCAGCTCTTCGGCCGTACCGCCGATTTCCCCGACCAGGACAATGCCCTCGGTCTGCGGATCGTTTTCGAACAGCGTCAGGCAATCGACGAAATTCATGCCCTGGATCGGATCGCCGCCGATGCCGATGCAGGTGCTCTGACCCAGACCGTTCTGGCTGGTCTGATACACCGCCTCGTAGGTCAGGGTGCCGGAGCGCGAGATGATGCCGATGCGTCCCTGCGAGTGAATCGCGCCGGGCATAATGCCCAG is a window encoding:
- a CDS encoding outer membrane protein assembly factor BamD; its protein translation is MNTFKLLTITCAMALLGACATVDDDPTQDWSGAKLYEEAKAALDRGYYQTAIEYYETLEARYPFGRYAQQAQIEGAYAYYKFNELDSAIAAADRFIKLHPLDEHADYAWYLKGLANFDRTRDYFDFLMDSNPSENDPTPMIRAFDDFAYLIRNYPDSRYVADARQRMVYLRNELAEYELHVADYYMRRGAWVAAANRGKYVVEHYEGAESMPAALGVMITAYRRLGLNDLAVDATRVLRLNFPERASELLAARD
- the sucD gene encoding succinate--CoA ligase subunit alpha, whose translation is MSILVDSNTKVICQGFTGKQGSFHSQQALEYGTCLVGGVTPGRGGMTHLERPVFDTVVEAVAETGAQATMIYVPADFAADAILEAADAGLRVIVCITEGIPVLDMLRVKAALVNVDTHLIGPNCPGIITPGACKLGIMPGAIHSQGRIGIISRSGTLTYEAVYQTSQNGLGQSTCIGIGGDPIQGMNFVDCLTLFENDPQTEGIVLVGEIGGTAEELAATYIQSHVSKPVVAYIAGVTAPPGKRMGHAGAIVSGGQGTADQKFQALAVAGVSIARSPAEMGTKMKALL